From a single Lolium rigidum isolate FL_2022 chromosome 7, APGP_CSIRO_Lrig_0.1, whole genome shotgun sequence genomic region:
- the LOC124671773 gene encoding uncharacterized protein LOC124671773 translates to MAKHLLPLIMAVAVAVSAILVTATADDLAPAPTVDPGNSTAKPTAYEMLERYGFPPGILPAGAESYDLGLDGSFQVNFPSDCSFRVSKQYKVNYSSRVAGNIQNGSISGLEGVKVKIVFAWINIREVDLDGGELRMHAGSVSKSFSLDHFSTSPQCN, encoded by the coding sequence ATGGCGAAGCATCTTCTCCCACTcatcatggcggtggcggtggcggtgtcaGCCATCCTTGTCACCGCCACGGCCGACGACCTCGCCCCCGCGCCCACGGTGGACCCGGGGAACTCAACCGCCAAGCCGACGGCGTACGAAATGCTAGAGCGCTACGGCTTCCCGCCGGGCATCCTCCCGGCGGGCGCGGAGAGCTACGATCTGGGCCTGGACGGCTCCTTCCAGGTGAACTTCCCCAGCGACTGCAGCTTCCGCGTGTCCAAGCAGTACAAGGTGAACTACAGCAGCCGGGTGGCCGGGAACATCCAGAACGGGTCCATCAGCGGGCTGGAGGGCGTCAAGGTGAAGATCGTCTTCGCGTGGATCAACATCCGGGAGGTCGACCTCGACGGCGGCGAGCTCAGGATGCACGCCGGGTCGGTGTCCAAGTCCTTCTCGCTCGACCATTTCTCCACTAGCCCGCAGTGCAACTGA